The Mixta hanseatica genome includes a region encoding these proteins:
- the ppsR gene encoding posphoenolpyruvate synthetase regulatory kinase/phosphorylase PpsR: MTAERSVFYISDGTAITAEVLGHAVMSQFPVLANSFTLPFVENVQRAQAVKAQINAIYQQSGLRPLVFFSIVLPEVRDIILQSDGFCQDIVQALVAPLQQELGIAPAPVAHRTHGLTASNLGKYDARIAAIDYTLAHDDGISLRGLDEAQVILLGVSRCGKTPTSLYLAMQFGVRAANYPFIADDMDNLKLPPALKPFQHKLFGLTIDPERLAAIRQERAENTRYASMRQCRLEVGEVEALFRSHQIRYLNSTNYSVEEIATKILDIMGLNRRMY, encoded by the coding sequence ATGACGGCAGAACGCAGCGTTTTTTATATCTCTGACGGCACCGCGATCACCGCTGAGGTGCTGGGACATGCGGTTATGTCGCAGTTCCCGGTGCTGGCCAACAGCTTTACCCTGCCCTTTGTAGAGAATGTGCAGCGTGCGCAGGCGGTAAAGGCGCAGATTAACGCCATTTATCAGCAAAGCGGCCTGCGCCCGCTGGTGTTTTTTTCCATTGTTCTGCCAGAGGTGCGCGACATTATTTTGCAAAGCGACGGCTTTTGTCAGGATATTGTGCAGGCGCTGGTGGCGCCGTTGCAGCAGGAGTTAGGTATTGCGCCTGCGCCGGTGGCGCACCGCACCCACGGCTTAACCGCCAGCAACCTCGGAAAATATGACGCGCGCATCGCCGCCATCGACTATACCCTGGCGCATGACGATGGTATTTCACTGCGCGGCCTCGACGAGGCGCAGGTTATCCTGCTGGGCGTTTCCCGCTGCGGTAAGACACCCACCAGCCTCTATCTGGCAATGCAGTTTGGCGTGCGCGCCGCCAACTATCCATTTATCGCCGATGATATGGATAACCTGAAGCTGCCGCCGGCGCTGAAGCCTTTTCAACATAAGCTGTTTGGCTTAACCATCGATCCTGAGCGGCTGGCGGCGATTCGTCAGGAGCGGGCCGAGAACACACGCTATGCCTCAATGCGTCAATGTCGGCTGGAGGTGGGCGAAGTGGAAGCGCTGTTTCGCTCGCATCAAATCCGCTATCTCAACAGCACTAACTACTCGGTTGAAGAGATCGCCACCAAAATTCTCGATATTATGGGACTGAATCGCCGGATGTATTAA